In the genome of Colletotrichum lupini chromosome 8, complete sequence, one region contains:
- a CDS encoding alcohol dehydrogenase GroES-like domain-containing protein: protein MRAAVMTGPYQVHIDQFPVPRIINTTGAVVRFTTSAHFGSDLHRYHGYIGGEPPLGFIEFIGSDASHLAVGQYVIIPDNGATGHIDMGVATGPRMGLAFGGLNGGLQAPYARVLFADMALIPVPLTAETTNTSIEQDYLTVSDVFSIGWIAVTRSGFEPGDTVAVFDAGPVGLFAAYSAILRGASRVYSADHVPMRHEKAASIGAVPINFMDSDPVQQILAYEPGGVIRAADAVGMEAITANGTMQQNIVLNQMVELVAAGGGIGQIGIYLAQPNTGFVASASIDIEEVPTYYERLSNQQELKVFIKFP from the exons ATGCGCGCTGCCGTCATGACGGGGCCGTATCAAGTTCATATTGATCAGTTTCCAGTGCCACGCATCATCAATACGACTGGCGCAGTAGTTCGGTTCACAACTTCGGCGCATTTTGGTTCAGACCTGCACCGTTATCATGGCTATATAGGAGGGGAGCCACCGT TGGGATTTATTGAGTTCATTGGTAGTGATGCATCACATTTAGCGGTGGGACAATATGTCATCATTCCAGATAATGGCGCTACTGGACACATCGATATGGGAGTTGCGACTGGACCTCGCATGGGCCTAGCCTTCGGAGGTCTTAACGGAGGTCTCCAAG CTCCTTACGCCCGAGTACTGTTCGCCGACATGGCTCTTATCCCCGTCCCCTTGACCGCCGAGACCACCAACACCAGCATCGAACAAGACTACCTGACCGTTTCCGATGTCTTCTCCATCGGATGGATTGCTGTCACTAGATCCGGCTTTGAGCCCGGCGACACTGTTGCTGTATTTGACGCTGGTCCCGTGGGCCTGTTTGCTGCGTACTCCGCCATACTTCGCGGGGCATCTCGGGTGTACAGTGCAGACCATGTCCCCATGAGACATGAGAAGGCCGCATCCATCGGAGCCGTGCCCATCAACTTCATGGACAGTGATCCTGTACAGCAGATTCTCGCATACGAGCCCGGTGGTGTCATCCGAGCCGCCGACGCCGTCGGTATGGAAGCCATCACTGCCAACGGTACAATGCAGCAAAACATCGTGCTGAATCAGATGGTCGAACTCGTCGCTGCAGGGGGCGGAATTGGCCAGATTGGAATCTACCTGGCCCAACCAAACACTG GCTTCGTGGCTAGCGCATCTATCGACATTGAGGAAGTCCCTACGTACTATGAGCGGTTGAGCAATCAACAGGAGCTCAAGGTATTCATCAAGTTCCCTTGA